A stretch of the Gammaproteobacteria bacterium genome encodes the following:
- the yfcF gene encoding glutathione transferase, translating to MKNNDLRLYVDSEFTSPYAMSAFVALREKGLSFEITPVNLSANENHERAFADKLLTRRVPALLHGSFALSESSAIAEYVDEVFPGVALYPAEPRSRATARQVQAWLRSDLLPIRQERTTEVVFCGAKARPLTKAARDAAEKLFVAASALLRAGSDNLCEQWSIADVDLALMLNRLVMHGDPVPENLAAYASRQWRRPSVQQWVNQTRPPP from the coding sequence GTGAAAAACAACGACCTTCGCTTGTACGTAGACAGCGAGTTTACGAGCCCGTACGCAATGTCCGCATTCGTTGCACTCCGCGAGAAGGGTCTGTCGTTTGAAATCACGCCGGTGAACCTGTCTGCAAACGAGAACCATGAACGAGCCTTCGCAGACAAGTTGCTGACCCGGCGCGTACCGGCCTTGCTCCACGGAAGCTTCGCCCTTTCCGAGTCCTCCGCAATCGCCGAATACGTGGATGAAGTCTTTCCGGGCGTTGCCTTGTACCCGGCGGAACCCCGCAGCAGGGCGACAGCACGCCAGGTGCAGGCCTGGCTTCGCAGCGATCTGCTGCCCATCCGGCAGGAGCGCACCACCGAGGTCGTGTTCTGCGGGGCAAAGGCACGGCCTCTTACGAAGGCCGCGCGAGATGCCGCGGAAAAGCTGTTCGTGGCAGCCTCGGCTTTGCTTCGGGCCGGTTCGGACAACCTGTGTGAACAGTGGTCGATCGCCGACGTAGATCTTGCGCTCATGCTCAATCGCCTCGTGATGCATGGCGACCCGGTGCCTGAAAATCTGGCCGCATACGCGAGTCGCCAGTGGCGGCGGCCCTCCGTGC